The genomic stretch TACGTTGGACATCTAAATGTGGTTATGTTTGCACCTGAGGATCTTAATCTTGTAAAAGGCAGTCCACAGGTGCGTCGTCGTTTTATTGATATGGAAATCGGCCAGGTTAACGCAGTTTATTTAAATGACCTTTCTGTGTACCAAAAGATTTTGTCTCAGCGAAACTCTTTATTAAGAGAGATGTATCGCAACAAGAGTCAGCAGAACATGACGATGCTCGAGATCTTAACCGAACAGCTTATTGATAAAGCAGCCAGAGTGACGTTGAAACGCATGAAATACATGGAGAAGCTTCAAAGTTGGGCAGAACCGATCCATCATGGAATATCCAGAGGGTTGGAAACGTTAAAAATTCATTACAAACCAACTATAGAGGTATGTGATGAGCTCGACTTGTCGAAAATGATAGAAGCGTTTCATCTGAAGTTTGGTAAAATAAAAGAAAAAGAGATTGACCGAGGAACTTCTTTATTCGGTCCTCACCGGGACGATTTGCTTTTTTCAGTGAACGGAAAAGATGTGCAGACATTCGGATCTCAAGGACAACAGAGAACGACTGCTCTTTCTTTAAAGCTCGCTGAGATCGATCTGATTTATTCAGAAGTCGGGGAATACCCGATCCTATTGTTGGACGATGTGTTATCTGAACTAGACGATTTCAGACAATCACATCTTTTAAATACGATTCAAGGTAAAGTACAAACCTTTGTTACAACGACTAGTGTGGAAGGGATACACCACGAAACACTCGAGAAAGCCGCAACTTACAAGGTTCATGCAGGCTCTATAGAACGTTTGAAATGAGGTGAGGACATTGCTTTTGCATTTAGGTGATGAAGAAGTCATTCATTCAAAAGATGTGCTGGCGATATTGGATATCAATGCGTTAAAGGCTTCTGAGTTAGCTTTAGAGTTTCTTAAAAAGCATGAGAACAATCAGACACTGACCGATTTAAGCGGAAATGCTGCTAAATCCGTAATCATTACAGATAAAACGATCTATCTATCTCCTCTTTCTGCCTCTACGTTAAAAAAGAGAGCCTCTGATCGCCTCGAACTTGAAAATGGCTGGAATATAAAATAAAGGTTTTATAAATAAAGCGTTTTTAAACCGGAATGAAGGTGAACGAATTGACGACTGAACAACAGTTAGAACAACAGCAAAATTATGATGAAAGTAATATCCAGGTACTCGAAGGTCTTGAAGCCGTCCGTAAACGTCCAGGGATGTATATCGGTGCTACGAACGTACGCGGTCTTCACCATCTTGTATGGGAGATCGTCGATAACTCGATCGATGAAGCTTTAGCAGGTTATTGTGACACGATTCGAATTACGATCGAAGAAGATAACAGCATCACGGTAGAAGATAACGGACGTGGAATCCCAGTAGGTATGCATGAAAAGATGGGAAGACCTGCTCTAGAAGTTATCATGACGGTTCTCCATGCCGGAGGAAAATTTGGCGGTGGAGGTTATAAAGTATCAGGCGGACTGCATGGTGTTGGTGCCTCAGTAGTTAATGCCTTGTCCACGATGCTTGAAGTAACCGTATCTCGTGATGGAAAGCTGCATTATCAGTCTTACGAGCGCGGCGTGCCGACTGCAGATCTCAAAGTTATCGGCGAAACAGACAAGACAGGTACGCGTACTCACTTCAAACCAGACCCTGAAATTTTTACTGAATCATTAGAATATGATTTCCCTACACTCTCAAACCGTATTCGTGAACTAGCTTACTTGAACCGTGGTCTTCGTATTATCGCTGAAGACAAGCGCGGTGAAGAGCCAGTTGTGAAGGAATACCACTATGAAGGCGGGATTAAATCTTATGTCGAGCACATCAACCGTACACGTGAAGTGCTGCATGAAGAACCAATCTTCGTTGAAGGGGAAAAGGATGGCATCTCGGTTGAGATCGCGTTCCAATACAACGACAGCTACGCAAGCAACATCTATTCGTTTGCGAACAACATCAATACACATGAAGGCGGTACGCACGAGTCAGGGTTCAAAACAGCTCTAACACGTGTGATCAACGATTATGGTCGTAAGAACAATCTGTTCAAAGACAACGACACGAACTTAACAGGTGAAGACGTTCGTGAAGGTCTAACAGCGATCATCTCGATCAAACACCCTGATCCTCAGTTCGAAGGGCAAACGAAAACGAAGCTCGGAAACTCTGAAGCAAGACAAATCACAGAATCCATCTTCTCAGAGACGTTTTCATCCTTCATGCTAGAGAATCCGGTCGTTGCGAAATCAATCGTTGAAAAAGGGATGATGGCACTGCGTGCGCGTGTTGCTGCTAAAAAAGCACGTGAACTAACACGACGTAAGAGTGCGTTAGAAGTATCATCGTTGCCTGGTAAACTGGCAGACTGTTCTTCAAAAGATGCAAGCATCTCTGAGATCTATGTGGTTGAGGGTGACTCTGCCGGTGGATCGGCTAAGCAAGGACGTGACCGTCATTTCCAAGCGATCTTGCCACTTCGAGGTAAGATCATCAACGTTGAAAAAGCACGACTTGATAAGATCCTTTCCAATAACGAGGTTCGCGCGATCATCACGGCTTTAGGAACAGGAATCGGTGATGAGTTCGATATTACGAAAGCACGTTATCATAAGATCATCATCATGACAGATGCCGATGTCGATGGTGCACATATCCGTACGTTGCTGCTAACGTTCTTTTTCAGATATATGCGTCCGATCATTGAGCACGGCTATATCTATATCGCACAGCCTCCGCTTTATAAAGTACAGCAAGGTAAACGTATAGAGTATGCCTACAACGATAAAGAACTTGAAAAATTGCTGGCTGAACTTCCGCAAGTTCCTAAGCCGCAGCTTCAGCGTTATAAGGGTCTAGGTGAGATGAACCCATCTCAGTTATGGGAAACAACAATGGACCCAGAGACACGTACATTGCTGCAAGTTGAAATGAAAGATGCGATGGCAGCTGATGAAACGTTCGATATCTTAATGGGCGACAAAGTTGAACCGCGCCGTGACTTTATCCAAGAAAACGCACAATATGTGACGAACTTAGATATTTAAGCAAGGCACGCATGCGGTAAGCAGTAACGGTAAAGTAAATCATCATATAAAATGCTTAGCGGTTAACGCCGCAAAAGCTGAACATAAAAGATACTGAAGCTGGATAAGGTCCAGTTTCGGTGCGTTTAAGCGCCAAATTAGGGGGCTTTAAAAACCTGTTCTAAAGAGGTTATGGAGGTAAATTGAATGTCTGAAATGGAACGTTCCCGGATTAAAGAAATTAATATTAGTACGGAAATGAAAGCATCATTCATGGATTATGCTATGAGTGTTATTGTCAGCCGAGCTTTGCCAGATGTGCGTGACGGATTAAAGCCTGTTCACAGACGTATTCTTTATGCGATGAACGACCTTGGTATGACGGCTGATAAAGCATACAAAAAATCTGCTCGTATCGTTGGGGAAGTAATCGGTAAGTATCACCCACAT from Bacillus sp. E(2018) encodes the following:
- the gyrB gene encoding DNA topoisomerase (ATP-hydrolyzing) subunit B, encoding MKVNELTTEQQLEQQQNYDESNIQVLEGLEAVRKRPGMYIGATNVRGLHHLVWEIVDNSIDEALAGYCDTIRITIEEDNSITVEDNGRGIPVGMHEKMGRPALEVIMTVLHAGGKFGGGGYKVSGGLHGVGASVVNALSTMLEVTVSRDGKLHYQSYERGVPTADLKVIGETDKTGTRTHFKPDPEIFTESLEYDFPTLSNRIRELAYLNRGLRIIAEDKRGEEPVVKEYHYEGGIKSYVEHINRTREVLHEEPIFVEGEKDGISVEIAFQYNDSYASNIYSFANNINTHEGGTHESGFKTALTRVINDYGRKNNLFKDNDTNLTGEDVREGLTAIISIKHPDPQFEGQTKTKLGNSEARQITESIFSETFSSFMLENPVVAKSIVEKGMMALRARVAAKKARELTRRKSALEVSSLPGKLADCSSKDASISEIYVVEGDSAGGSAKQGRDRHFQAILPLRGKIINVEKARLDKILSNNEVRAIITALGTGIGDEFDITKARYHKIIIMTDADVDGAHIRTLLLTFFFRYMRPIIEHGYIYIAQPPLYKVQQGKRIEYAYNDKELEKLLAELPQVPKPQLQRYKGLGEMNPSQLWETTMDPETRTLLQVEMKDAMAADETFDILMGDKVEPRRDFIQENAQYVTNLDI
- the recF gene encoding DNA replication/repair protein RecF; amino-acid sequence: MHIEKLQLRNYRNYKDQSLEFENKVNVFLGENAQGKTNVMESIYVLAMARSYRTAKDKELISWDEEYAKIEGSIKKRNSSFDLSLVISQKGKKAKISRIEQRRLTDYVGHLNVVMFAPEDLNLVKGSPQVRRRFIDMEIGQVNAVYLNDLSVYQKILSQRNSLLREMYRNKSQQNMTMLEILTEQLIDKAARVTLKRMKYMEKLQSWAEPIHHGISRGLETLKIHYKPTIEVCDELDLSKMIEAFHLKFGKIKEKEIDRGTSLFGPHRDDLLFSVNGKDVQTFGSQGQQRTTALSLKLAEIDLIYSEVGEYPILLLDDVLSELDDFRQSHLLNTIQGKVQTFVTTTSVEGIHHETLEKAATYKVHAGSIERLK
- the remB gene encoding extracellular matrix regulator RemB produces the protein MLLHLGDEEVIHSKDVLAILDINALKASELALEFLKKHENNQTLTDLSGNAAKSVIITDKTIYLSPLSASTLKKRASDRLELENGWNIK